The Sulfurihydrogenibium sp. YO3AOP1 genome has a window encoding:
- the galU gene encoding UTP--glucose-1-phosphate uridylyltransferase GalU: MKKVRKAVIPVAGFGTRFLPATKSTPKEMMPLIDKPIIHYIVEEAVNSGIETIIFVTGRHKRAIEDYFDYYPELEQVLNKSGKEKEIEMLRQISNMAEFVFIRQKQQLGLGHAVLTAANLVGNEPFAVLLGDEIIKNDEKPGIKQLIDIYYQFGKSVIGTMEVPKEDVSKYGIVAGKEVINGIKIIESLIEKPSVEEAPSTTAIIGRYVLTPNVFDALRETPIGRGGEIQLTDGLSKLREKEVIYAKDIEGIRHDTGNKLGYIEAIIDFALDRQDLKDEVFKMIKEKYKEMEKDSVEQN, translated from the coding sequence ATGAAAAAAGTCAGAAAAGCTGTAATACCAGTTGCAGGCTTTGGAACAAGATTTTTACCAGCTACAAAATCCACACCAAAAGAAATGATGCCATTAATAGACAAGCCAATTATTCATTACATTGTAGAAGAAGCTGTAAACTCTGGAATAGAAACTATAATTTTTGTTACAGGAAGACATAAAAGAGCAATAGAAGATTACTTTGATTACTATCCAGAGTTAGAACAGGTTTTAAATAAAAGTGGAAAAGAAAAAGAAATTGAAATGCTTAGACAAATAAGTAATATGGCAGAATTTGTATTTATCAGACAAAAACAGCAGCTTGGACTGGGGCATGCAGTATTAACTGCAGCAAATTTAGTCGGCAATGAACCATTTGCGGTTTTACTTGGAGATGAGATTATTAAAAACGATGAAAAGCCAGGAATAAAACAGCTTATAGATATTTACTATCAGTTTGGAAAATCAGTAATAGGCACGATGGAAGTACCAAAAGAAGATGTTAGTAAGTATGGGATAGTAGCGGGAAAAGAAGTCATAAATGGAATAAAGATTATTGAATCATTGATTGAAAAACCATCGGTAGAAGAAGCACCATCAACTACCGCAATAATAGGAAGATATGTCCTAACACCGAACGTATTTGATGCATTAAGAGAAACACCAATAGGAAGAGGTGGAGAAATTCAATTAACAGATGGATTATCAAAGCTTAGAGAGAAAGAAGTAATTTATGCAAAAGATATAGAAGGAATTAGGCACGACACAGGCAATAAGCTTGGATATATAGAAGCAATCATAGATTTTGCACTTGATAGACAAGATTTGAAAGATGAAGTCTTTAAAATGATAAAAGAAAAATATAAGGAGATGGAAAAGGATTCAGTTGAACAAAATTAA
- a CDS encoding MBL fold metallo-hydrolase produces MIVKSFGGVEGVTGSCHLVNVGHLNFLIDCGMFQGIDEDKNYEPFGFNPAKIDYLILTHAHIDHIGRVPLLVKQGFKGKIISTRATYALARIMLLDAVKVMSEEYKVNYKKALRRGKPEEVKPVLYDEDDVFQAMEHFKIFLEYDESYKLSKDVTITFRNAGHILGSAYVELLVNDEGRSKKVIFSGDLGTNNKLVIREINYPQDADFIFIESTYGDRKHRPLPETINEFKTAIIESFKDGGNVVIPTFALERAQEILFILRTMYDNGELPPCKIFLDSPLTIAATKLFLQFPNQLNGEVLKLLKQNKNPFVFPWVYFTESVEESRKINEIESGAIILAGSGMCTGGRIKHHLKHNLWRENSSVIFVGYQAEGTLGRQIIDGAKYVKIYGEEIAVKAKIYTINGFSAHADQENLLDFIKQTKGVETVFLIHGEPKIQEIFKEKIKETLNLPTHIVKRHENVYIV; encoded by the coding sequence ATGATAGTAAAATCTTTTGGCGGTGTAGAAGGTGTTACTGGCTCTTGTCATCTTGTTAATGTTGGACATCTAAATTTTTTAATAGATTGTGGAATGTTTCAAGGTATAGATGAGGATAAAAATTATGAACCATTTGGTTTTAATCCTGCAAAGATTGATTATCTAATCTTAACCCATGCACATATTGACCATATAGGAAGAGTACCCTTATTAGTAAAACAAGGATTTAAAGGCAAAATTATCTCAACCCGGGCAACTTATGCTTTAGCAAGAATTATGCTTCTTGATGCTGTTAAAGTAATGTCTGAAGAGTATAAAGTTAACTATAAAAAAGCTTTAAGAAGAGGAAAGCCTGAAGAAGTAAAGCCGGTTTTATATGATGAAGACGATGTATTCCAAGCAATGGAACATTTCAAAATATTCTTAGAATATGATGAGTCATACAAACTGTCTAAGGATGTAACTATCACATTTAGAAATGCTGGACATATTCTTGGCTCTGCTTACGTTGAACTTTTGGTTAACGATGAAGGAAGAAGTAAAAAAGTAATCTTTTCTGGAGACTTAGGAACAAATAATAAATTGGTTATAAGAGAGATAAATTATCCCCAAGATGCAGACTTTATCTTTATTGAATCAACTTATGGAGATAGAAAACATAGACCACTTCCCGAAACTATAAACGAGTTTAAAACAGCTATTATAGAAAGTTTCAAAGATGGTGGGAATGTAGTAATTCCAACATTTGCACTAGAAAGAGCCCAAGAGATTTTATTTATCTTACGAACGATGTATGATAATGGTGAACTTCCGCCTTGTAAAATCTTTTTAGATAGCCCACTTACAATAGCTGCAACAAAGCTATTTTTACAATTTCCAAACCAGTTAAATGGTGAAGTCTTAAAACTTTTAAAACAAAATAAAAATCCTTTTGTTTTTCCATGGGTTTATTTTACAGAATCTGTTGAGGAATCAAGAAAGATAAATGAGATAGAATCTGGTGCAATCATATTGGCTGGAAGTGGAATGTGTACCGGCGGAAGAATTAAACATCATTTAAAACACAATCTTTGGAGAGAAAACTCTTCAGTGATTTTTGTTGGCTACCAAGCAGAAGGAACTCTTGGAAGACAGATAATAGATGGAGCTAAATATGTTAAGATTTATGGTGAAGAAATAGCAGTTAAAGCTAAAATTTATACTATAAATGGATTTTCTGCCCATGCTGACCAAGAAAATTTATTAGATTTTATCAAGCAAACAAAAGGTGTTGAGACTGTCTTTCTTATTCACGGTGAACCAAAAATTCAAGAAATTTTCAAAGAAAAGATAAAAGAAACATTAAACCTGCCAACTCATATTGTAAAAAGACATGAAAATGTTTATATTGTTTAA
- a CDS encoding tetratricopeptide repeat protein codes for MEKEKLPIEKDVDLEFEYKVYRIYDFLKKHFKFVLAFLLLLIIISGGLYYKNQVDKQNREKASLYLSKITDLLSENKLEDARKELENFKKQYGNTEFYKVALAYEILINKEENKENKEPAEKLKNELKTDLSSGVNEYLAYLKNKEGNSKEAKEILKSIDSKKYNYISAQTLYALILKKEGNFQEAQKIFETIKNNQNYRYFSLLAKENL; via the coding sequence ATGGAAAAAGAAAAACTACCAATAGAAAAAGATGTAGATTTAGAATTTGAGTACAAAGTTTATAGAATCTATGATTTTCTAAAAAAACATTTTAAATTTGTTTTAGCATTTCTCCTACTATTAATTATAATAAGTGGTGGTTTATATTACAAAAATCAGGTAGACAAACAAAACAGAGAAAAAGCATCTTTATATCTATCAAAAATTACAGACTTATTGTCTGAAAACAAATTAGAAGATGCAAGGAAAGAGCTTGAAAACTTTAAAAAACAGTATGGAAATACAGAGTTTTATAAAGTAGCTCTTGCTTACGAAATATTGATAAACAAAGAAGAAAATAAAGAAAATAAAGAACCTGCAGAAAAGTTAAAGAATGAACTTAAAACCGATCTATCATCAGGTGTTAATGAATATCTTGCATACCTAAAAAATAAAGAAGGTAATTCTAAAGAAGCAAAAGAAATATTAAAATCCATAGATTCAAAAAAGTATAACTACATATCAGCACAAACTCTTTACGCTTTAATTTTAAAGAAAGAAGGTAATTTCCAAGAAGCTCAAAAAATCTTTGAAACTATAAAAAATAATCAAAATTATAGATACTTTTCTTTATTAGCAAAAGAAAATTTATAG
- a CDS encoding thiazole synthase produces MFDLEKFLENDKLVIGGKEFKSRLIVGSGKYKDFQQTKEATEASGAEMITVAVRRVNITDPNQDNLLNYIDTSKIMILPNTAGCYTAEEAILTAKLAREALGHGFVKLEVIGDQKTLYPDMIETLKAAEILVKEGFTVLPYITDDPVMAKRFEDIGCAAVMPLAAPIGSGLGLQNPYNILFIKEAVKIPVIVDAGIGTASDAAIVMELGVDGVLMNTAIAQAKDPIKMAVAMKHAVIAGRLAYLAGRIPKKMYASASSPMEGVIGRN; encoded by the coding sequence ATGTTTGATTTAGAAAAGTTTTTAGAGAATGACAAGCTTGTAATTGGCGGAAAAGAGTTTAAATCAAGACTTATAGTAGGCTCTGGAAAGTACAAAGATTTTCAGCAGACAAAGGAAGCAACGGAAGCATCCGGTGCAGAAATGATAACGGTAGCAGTTAGAAGAGTAAACATTACAGACCCAAACCAAGACAACCTTTTAAACTACATAGATACATCAAAAATAATGATTCTTCCAAACACTGCTGGATGTTATACAGCAGAGGAGGCTATTTTAACAGCTAAACTTGCAAGAGAAGCTCTGGGACATGGATTTGTAAAACTTGAAGTTATCGGAGACCAAAAAACTTTATATCCGGATATGATAGAAACACTTAAAGCGGCAGAAATCCTTGTTAAAGAAGGTTTTACAGTTTTACCATACATAACAGACGACCCTGTAATGGCCAAAAGATTTGAAGATATAGGATGTGCAGCGGTTATGCCACTAGCAGCTCCAATAGGCTCAGGACTTGGACTTCAAAATCCTTATAACATTCTTTTTATCAAAGAAGCGGTTAAAATACCTGTAATCGTTGATGCTGGAATTGGAACTGCATCAGATGCTGCAATAGTTATGGAGCTTGGAGTTGATGGAGTTTTAATGAATACAGCCATCGCTCAGGCTAAGGACCCTATCAAAATGGCTGTTGCAATGAAGCACGCAGTAATAGCAGGAAGACTTGCATATTTAGCAGGAAGAATTCCAAAGAAAATGTATGCTTCAGCATCTTCTCCAATGGAAGGTGTTATAGGAAGAAATTAA
- the rsmA gene encoding 16S rRNA (adenine(1518)-N(6)/adenine(1519)-N(6))-dimethyltransferase RsmA — MNKIKPKKRLGQHFLISKNVIEKIVDEINISKEDIIVEIGPGTGALTEEILLRNPKILYAIEIDTSVHPVLEEKFSIYSNFKLIKSDFFDVNLYELISDEEKIKLVGNLPYNVASLMIIDCAFKLDILEFCVFMIQKEVAEKLIAKPKTKDYTFLSVFIQTFFDIKYVMSVPARFFNPPPKVTSAVVKLTPKQNIAINNVKKYKNFISHLFQNRRKMIKSKIEEEMLNKAGISPNLRAEELSVEDFIRIFGVVENDDR; from the coding sequence TTGAACAAAATTAAACCAAAAAAACGTTTAGGACAGCATTTTTTAATTTCAAAAAATGTTATAGAAAAAATTGTAGATGAGATAAATATTTCTAAGGAAGACATTATCGTTGAGATAGGACCAGGCACAGGTGCTTTAACTGAAGAAATTTTATTAAGAAATCCAAAGATTTTGTACGCCATAGAAATTGACACGTCAGTTCATCCGGTTTTAGAAGAAAAGTTTAGTATATATTCAAATTTTAAGCTTATAAAATCGGATTTTTTTGATGTGAATCTTTATGAATTGATTTCTGATGAAGAAAAAATAAAGCTTGTAGGAAATCTGCCATATAATGTTGCATCTTTAATGATTATTGACTGCGCGTTTAAGCTTGATATTTTAGAATTTTGTGTTTTTATGATTCAAAAAGAAGTGGCAGAAAAGTTGATAGCAAAACCAAAGACAAAAGATTATACATTTTTATCTGTATTTATTCAGACATTTTTTGATATAAAATATGTAATGAGTGTCCCGGCAAGGTTTTTTAACCCGCCGCCAAAAGTAACATCTGCAGTAGTAAAACTCACACCTAAACAAAACATAGCAATTAATAATGTAAAAAAATATAAAAATTTTATATCTCATCTGTTCCAAAATAGAAGAAAGATGATAAAGTCTAAAATTGAAGAAGAAATGTTGAATAAAGCAGGAATTAGCCCAAATTTAAGAGCAGAAGAGCTATCGGTGGAAGATTTTATAAGAATCTTTGGGGTAGTAGAAAATGATGATAGGTAG
- the purC gene encoding phosphoribosylaminoimidazolesuccinocarboxamide synthase, whose protein sequence is MEKLYEGKAKIVYQSESPNHVIIYFKDEATAFNAQKKDVIEGKGILNNKISSIFFTLLNQAGVKTHFIKQISDREMLAYKTKIIPIEVVVRNLATGSIVKRLGIPEKTEFNPPLIEFYYKNDALGDPIICYEHVLVMKLATEEDVKTIKEMALKVNQILRDFLIKHDIILVDFKLEFGKLYDGTIVVADEISPDTCRFWDAKTGERMDKDRFRLNLGDLAKFYQEVLERIEK, encoded by the coding sequence ATGGAAAAATTATATGAAGGAAAAGCAAAGATAGTATATCAATCTGAAAGTCCAAATCATGTTATCATCTACTTTAAAGATGAAGCAACAGCTTTTAACGCTCAAAAGAAAGATGTAATTGAAGGAAAAGGGATTTTAAATAATAAAATATCATCAATCTTTTTTACGCTTTTAAATCAAGCAGGAGTTAAGACGCATTTTATAAAACAGATTTCAGACAGAGAAATGCTTGCATACAAAACAAAAATCATTCCGATAGAAGTGGTAGTCAGAAACTTAGCAACGGGAAGCATTGTTAAAAGGCTTGGAATTCCGGAAAAGACAGAATTTAATCCACCGTTGATAGAGTTTTACTATAAAAACGATGCACTTGGAGACCCAATCATATGCTATGAACATGTTTTAGTTATGAAACTTGCAACAGAAGAAGACGTTAAAACTATCAAAGAAATGGCATTAAAAGTTAATCAAATATTAAGAGATTTTCTTATAAAGCATGACATTATTCTGGTTGATTTTAAGTTAGAGTTTGGAAAGTTATATGATGGAACAATCGTTGTAGCAGATGAGATATCTCCGGATACATGCAGATTTTGGGATGCAAAAACCGGTGAAAGAATGGACAAAGATAGATTTAGACTTAATTTAGGAGATTTGGCTAAATTTTATCAAGAAGTTCTAGAAAGGATAGAAAAATGA
- the rbfA gene encoding 30S ribosome-binding factor RbfA: MEKVNSMLKKELSEIISEEIALPKDNFITVNFVDTTADLSEAQVFISALKDEEEILEVLNKQSGHIRYVLGKRIRIKKTPKLLFKKDIFELNISL, encoded by the coding sequence ATGGAAAAAGTAAATTCTATGTTAAAAAAAGAGCTATCTGAAATTATATCTGAAGAGATAGCATTGCCAAAGGATAATTTTATAACAGTGAATTTTGTAGACACTACAGCAGACTTAAGCGAAGCTCAAGTTTTTATTTCTGCTTTAAAAGATGAGGAAGAAATTTTAGAAGTTTTAAATAAACAAAGTGGACACATAAGATACGTTCTTGGTAAAAGAATTAGAATCAAGAAAACACCGAAGCTATTGTTTAAAAAAGATATTTTTGAATTAAATATATCTTTGTAA
- a CDS encoding SemiSWEET transporter produces the protein MDNQTLGLIAAILTTSAYLPQTYKAVKTKSAKDFSWIWLIFMWIGIFLWFIYGLRINNLPLILANGISIISLTIIGVIKYVYRQS, from the coding sequence ATGGATAATCAAACCTTAGGCTTAATAGCAGCAATTCTTACAACTTCTGCATATCTTCCTCAAACTTACAAAGCAGTCAAAACCAAATCAGCCAAAGATTTCTCTTGGATATGGTTGATTTTTATGTGGATTGGCATATTTTTATGGTTTATTTATGGGCTAAGAATAAATAATCTTCCATTAATTTTAGCAAATGGAATTTCAATAATAAGTTTAACAATAATAGGTGTGATAAAGTATGTTTATAGACAAAGCTAA
- the rpmB gene encoding 50S ribosomal protein L28 → MAVCQICGKKTVFGNTVAHSATTERRTWKPNLRRVRVVLEDGSTKRIYVCAKCLKAGKVKKAV, encoded by the coding sequence ATGGCTGTTTGTCAAATATGTGGTAAAAAAACTGTTTTTGGAAATACTGTAGCACACTCAGCTACAACAGAAAGAAGAACTTGGAAGCCTAACCTTAGAAGAGTTAGAGTAGTTCTTGAAGATGGTTCTACAAAAAGAATTTATGTATGTGCTAAGTGTTTAAAAGCTGGAAAAGTTAAAAAAGCAGTATGA
- a CDS encoding DUF503 domain-containing protein: MMIGSLVLEIHIPDSSNLKEKRMVVRSIKEKLRSKFNVAVSEVDKQDLWQSAVIAVVTVAPDKLQLEKVLGSIVGFIDANFPHLHINIHKEII, translated from the coding sequence ATGATGATAGGTAGTTTAGTTTTAGAAATTCATATACCTGACTCATCAAATCTCAAAGAAAAAAGAATGGTTGTAAGGTCTATAAAAGAAAAGCTAAGAAGTAAATTTAATGTTGCTGTTTCTGAAGTAGATAAACAAGATTTATGGCAATCTGCAGTGATTGCTGTTGTAACTGTAGCACCTGATAAACTTCAGTTAGAAAAGGTTTTAGGTTCTATCGTTGGTTTTATAGATGCAAACTTCCCACATTTGCATATAAATATACATAAAGAAATAATTTAA